The Nostoc sp. 'Peltigera membranacea cyanobiont' N6 genome contains the following window.
AGTATTTTAGGATGCCACGAGCGATCGCTTCTGCCATGCGATTTTGATACTCTGGTGATGCCAATCTGGGATTATCTTCTCGACCAGTCATATAACCTGTTTCTACTAAAATCGACGGCATAGAGCTTTTTCTGAGAACGTAGAATCTGGCTTTACGAGTTCCCCGGTTGTTGATTGTATCGATGTTCTGGAGGATGGTATTGCGAACAACTTCAGCCAGAGCATAACCGCTATCGTAATAATATACCTCTAACCCATTGACATCAGGCCGATTATCAACGGAATTAGCGTGAATGCTGACAAAGGCAGTCGCATTCACTCGCTGGGCAATTTCTACCCGTCCCTGAAGTTCTACAAAAAAGTCAGCATCCCGCGTTAGTACTGCTTGTACGCCATTTTGCTCTAAAATTGCTGCTACTCTTTTCCCAATAGGCAGAATTACATCCTTTTCTAAAAGTCCACCTATGCCAGGTGCGCCTGAGTCCTTTCCACCATGTCCTGGGTCAATCACAACTAGTAATTTTCCTCTAGGAACAGAGGGACGCGGCTGTGGTCGGGATATAGGACGGGGATTATCTATGGGGTTTGGGAATTGCCCTTGGTTTGATGATAGGGGAGGTAAAACAAGGGGTGGCGTGACGCTACCAGAGCGTCGTAATTCTAAAGCCAAAAGCTCGTCGCCAACTTGATTGAGTTCCCCAATTTGCACTCCAGCTGCTGGTTGCACTAAGACGACGACAGTATTGGATTCTTGTGGTTGCAAGCGGACTCGCAGGATAGGGCTATTAGGATTAAAAGTCGGGCCTGTGACTTTGGGAGCTAACCGAGCATTGTTGATGGTAATACGGAATAGACCAGAGGTTCTATCCCAACCTCCTGTCGCCGATACAGCTTGGTCTGCTCTAATCAGCAGTTGTGTGCCATTATTAGCCAGTTGTACAGACTCAATTGTAGCTGTACTAGATGGTATAGGGCGTGGACTATTACCTCCAGGTAACTGGGCAATGCCACGACTGGGCAGAAGCACAAAACCACCAACACTGCTAGTAGTTGCCCGCCAATTTTGACTATTTTCGTCCACCTGTAAAGTCATGCGAACAACAGATGGGCTTGTTTGTAATTGACTGAACTGAATGCTGCTGACACCATAGCGATTAATTGACAAATCGCGCTGCTTTAGACTTGGTGATAAAGTAGCGCCGGCAATGTCGAAGTTAATTGCTCTTTGATCGTTGCTACGATTTACCTTAATCTGAGGATTACCACCATTGGTACGGACAAAAAAACCATCGCCTGTGACCTGTAAGTTCTCAATTTGAGTAACTCTGGCGACAAGCATTCCATTTCTAGGTGGAATGACAGGGCTTGTTGTCACCACATTGTAAATATCTCTTTGGGAGAACACTGATGGAGATGTTCTCGGCGAAGTTTCTGTGGCTATGGCTTGTTCTTGTTGTCCCACAGTATTTGTTGAGGGGACATTATTATCGGCTACTGGTGTAGGTAATTGCACCATCCAGCGATCGCCAGTTCTACCAACAAATTGTACTCCCTTGGGGTCTAAAGTATAACCAGGAGTCAATTCAACGACTATGCGT
Protein-coding sequences here:
- a CDS encoding N-acetylmuramoyl-L-alanine amidase, with protein sequence MKLHWLLSSTIGTIFMLSSPAMAAKLESWRFDANQNRLEINTLGNVQPQAQLIFNPTRLVIDLPGTTFGRPQLTQQVGGAIRAIRVGQFDEQTTRIVVELTPGYTLDPKGVQFVGRTGDRWMVQLPTPVADNNVPSTNTVGQQEQAIATETSPRTSPSVFSQRDIYNVVTTSPVIPPRNGMLVARVTQIENLQVTGDGFFVRTNGGNPQIKVNRSNDQRAINFDIAGATLSPSLKQRDLSINRYGVSSIQFSQLQTSPSVVRMTLQVDENSQNWRATTSSVGGFVLLPSRGIAQLPGGNSPRPIPSSTATIESVQLANNGTQLLIRADQAVSATGGWDRTSGLFRITINNARLAPKVTGPTFNPNSPILRVRLQPQESNTVVVLVQPAAGVQIGELNQVGDELLALELRRSGSVTPPLVLPPLSSNQGQFPNPIDNPRPISRPQPRPSVPRGKLLVVIDPGHGGKDSGAPGIGGLLEKDVILPIGKRVAAILEQNGVQAVLTRDADFFVELQGRVEIAQRVNATAFVSIHANSVDNRPDVNGLEVYYYDSGYALAEVVRNTILQNIDTINNRGTRKARFYVLRKSSMPSILVETGYMTGREDNPRLASPEYQNRMAEAIARGILKYLQR